tacagccccttgggctccttaccaggctgatttacatatatataagatcattttttacactcaataaaactcagagatatgggacaggtatatactgcggacatgctagcggcgatctagccgtgcatgtccgcatctctatagggtaaaaagaggtgacagaatccttttaaggcctctttcacactaccgtaaggctatttcagtgttttgcggtccgtttttcacggatccgttgttccgtttttttgtttccgttccgtttttccattcttctgtatggcatatacagtataccgtaattacatagaaaaaattgggctgggcataacattttcaatagatggttccgcaaaaacggaacggatacggaagagatacggatgcatttccgtatgtgttccattttttttgcggacccgttgacttgaatggagccacggaacgtgatttttgggcaataataggacatgttctatctttcaacggaacggaaaaacggaaatacgcaaacagaatgcatacggagtacattccgtttttttttttttgcggaaccattgaaatgaatggttccgtatacggaacgcaaaaaacggcccgcaaaacggaaaaagaaaacggtagtgtgaaagaggcttaagggtctattcacacgtccgcaaatgggtccgcatccgttctgcaatatcgggaacgggtacagacccattcattctcaaggaGGCAAAACGGGATGCGGAgagcactatgtgctctccgcatttcaggagcacggacaagaataggcagttctatggggggtgccagccgggtgtattgcggatccgcaatacaccacggacgtgtgaatggacccaaagtCTCATTTACCAACTCATTTTGCGCCTATTTAAGAAACTTTTGATACTTTTTCCCAACCTATTTATATAGGTGCGCATAAACAGTACTTCTATTCCACTCCTGACCAGGCTTATTTTCCTGTCTGTATTGAGGGGAAAattgtgccatttttttttgtattgaaagAGATAGATATGCGACTTTTTTCCCGTCACTTGCACATTTTGTTTTTCCATGCACaaaccacaggataggggataactatcagattgatGGTGGTCTTACcgttgggacccccaccgatcacgagaaataggggccccgtaccccctgcagGCCCCTTGCTGCTCCCCTAAAATGACCGGAGCAGACGGTTGCACTGAGCGGACGCTTCATACATTTCTTCCGGAAATATTGGAGAATTgtactatcctgtggataggggataacttgtacctaccggaatacccctttaaaccaaAACAGAAAAACtcgatttattaaaggggttgtctcacttcagcaagtggcatttatcatgtagataaagttaatacaagacatttactaatgtattgtgattgtccatattgcctcctttgctggttggaaaaagaaaaaagtgccggcctctctggtggccaggacagtGGGagcgcactttttcctatagtgtgtaagcacggccactgctgatggattgcagggtggtcgtaacccctggatatgagaagtgtataatgtgatagaaaaatgaatccagccagcaaaggaggcaatatggacaataaccatacattagtaagtgccttgtattaacttcctctgcatgataaatgccatttgctgacgtgagacaacccctttaagggataatAAATTAGATGCAAATTAAAGACAGGCATTGCCGATACTCCTGTTTTCTTTTACTCCAAGAAAAAGCcgagcttgataaatgtgccccaatgagGTTTAGCTCATTACAAggaatttgaaagaaaaaaaaccaaggatcatttattatccagaaatattcCTATATTAtgcgtatttctggcacagattgcggcgcagCGGTTAGTTGCGCTGCAGTCTATGACTTTTTCCCgctcaagccaggtctaaaaaagtggccgtggcatgggcagggaagggggcgggtCGGCAGGCCcatttcattcatcattttctatgcctgttttagggtgGAAAATGGTCAAAATGTGAGACAGCAAGGaaactgcgcctcttcataacttcggcggatccaccgccagttatAGGGGTTATTAATGACCCCCTAGATGCCGTTTGGTATCATGTGATTTATAGAGGACCTtccacctctcctgacatttctGATTTAGCGAATACTGGCATTCTtcctgaaataacaattctggagcatcattTCTCTTAACTCTGCGTTACctcgttcctctgttattcctcttgaaCATTTATTAATGAATTCACAACTGACAATACCAAGTACGGCCACTATACCACGgagggcgctgtgcttggcatgctgtgaagaggccgcagcgctcactgGACTGCCACCCCTTCCTATTCTGAGAAAAGGCCTACAATATTCTACTCCTGAAAAAtccatttaaggcctctttcacactaccgttttgcgggccgttttttgtgttccgtatacggtccgtatacggaaccattcatttcaatgggtccgcaaaaaaaaacggaatgtactccgtatgcattccatttccgtgtttccgtatctccgttccatgcaaagatagaacatgtcccatatttggccgcaaatcactttccgtggctctattaaagtcaatgggtccgcaaaaaaaacggaatgcatacggaaatgcatccgtatgtcttccgtatccgttccgttttttgcggaaccatctattgaaaatgttatgcccagcccaatttgttctatgtcattactgtatactgtatatgccatacggaaaaaacggaacggaaaaatggaacggaaaaacagatccatgaaaaacggaccgcaaaacactgaaatagccatacggtagtgtgaaagaggcctaaccgtgTACTGCACCTGGATGTAAGTGTACGCCCCAAGGTGTGAGAGGAATGTATGGAGTGGGTGTGTAGTACAGATGACACCCGGCCACAGTGACTAGAGATAATCCCAACCCTGGTCATTTAAGGCTTTTTGCACACGAACGCAGCACGGCCATGGGGCGCACACGTccgtgtgcaagaggtctaacCCCTCAGTACAGTACAATGCTAAGGATTAGAGGGGAGTGAATTTCCTATTTTGGAATTCGTtcatgcttcgtttggtggtaaaaggtgaattgcgttatggattccgttaccacggaccaacgAAGCgttgtactttcacacttgcgtcgttggattccggcaatctgtatgcaagcggaaaccatttgtagacggatccggattccGGTTTCATCCAGAAAAATTGATCCagtattaaattttttacatttgtaaagatctgcgcatgcgcagaccggatccggcactaatacattccaaaggaaaaaaactgccggatccggcattctgataAGTgtgcaggatttttggccggagagaaaaatgcagcatgctgcggtattttctacgtccaaaaaccgtacagtgactgaactgaagacatcctgaacggaacgctctccattcagaaagcattaggataaaactgatcagttcttttccggtattgatcccctaggacagaactcagcgccggaaaactttgacgcaagcatgaaagtaccctaacatgaattcgctcatctctactaaagATCTATTCACACGCAAAAGTTAATAACCACATAAAAAACGCTTCTGAAAACCCACACCCAGTTTTGCTGACAGGGGAAACACATTTTCATACTTCgcctgtagtaaaaaaaaaaaaaaaaactgagcaatTACCACATGTGGCTTTTAAGATGCGTTTCCACTGCTGTGTGTGAATTCACTCTTACTGTCCCCGAGTATTTTACACAGCGAGCATATAGTTAGGCTATGGACACGCTATTGTAGACCTTCAGATAGCCAGAGAGTTCGGCTGTgggaccacaagtcccagcacgcCCGGCTGCTCCTCTGGTCGCTGCGCCCTTTCACCTCCCTAGTGTTGTGCTGGCACGCCCGCGGGTGTAACGCATGACGTCATGGCAGTATCccggggtggaggaggaggaggtggaagaggggGGGCTGAGGTGAGCCGGAAGTTCCCGGCCCTCATTCCCTGGGATTCGGAACAATACTCGTCGCGCAGGGAggagcctcccctcccccgccgCTTTCCTACATTAGTTTCGCCCGTTTGCAGTCAGTCATTCGCAGCCGCACAGACAGGGCGCAGCCATGAGCGTCAATACGGCCGAGATCAACTTCAAGTGGGACCCGAAGTCCCTGGAGATCCGCACGCTGGCCGTGGAGCGACTGCTGGAGCCGCTGGTCACTCAGGTCACCACCCTGGTCAACACCAGCAACAAAGGCCCCTCCGCCAAGAAGAAGGGCCGCTCCAAGAAAGCCAAAGTGCTGGCCGCCTCCGTGGAGCAAGCGACGCAGAACTTCCTGCAGAGCGGCGACAAGATCGCCCGAGAAAGCCAGTTCCTACGGGAAGAGTTGGCGGCGGCGGTGGAGGATGTCCGCACTCAGGGCGAGCAGATGAGGTCAGCCTCCGGGGACTTCGCTGATGACCCCTGCTCCTCGGTGAAGAGGGGGAATGTCGTCCGAGCCGCCCGCACCCTGCTGTCCGCGGTCACCCGGCTGCTCATCCTGGCAGACATGGCCGATGTGTACAAGCTGCTGGTGCAGCTGAAGGTGGTGGAGGAGGGCATCCTCAAGCTGAGGAATGCGGGCACCGAGCAGGACCTGGGCATCCAGTACAAAGCCCTGAAGGCAGAGGTGGACAAGCTGCAAGCCATGACTGCAAAGCGCCAGCAGGAGCTCAAGGATAGTGGGCACCGGGACCAGATGGCAGCAGCCAGGGGCATCCTGCAGAAGAACCTACCCATCCTCTACACTGCCACCCAGGCCTGTCTCCAGCACCCAGATGTAGCTGCCTACAGAGCTAACCGAGACCTGGTCTATAAGCAGCTCCAGCAAGCAGTGACTGGCATCTCCAACGCAGCCCAAGCCACCACCTCAGAGGAGACCACTGCCCAGCATGGAGGTGAGCTTGCCGTTGCCTTAAATAACTTTGACAAACAGATTGTTATGGACCCCCAGGGATTCAGCGAGGAGCGTTTCAGGCCAACTCTAGAGGAACGCCTGGAGAGCATCATCAGTGGCGCTGCCCTAATGGCTGATTCTGCTTGCACCCGTGATGACCGCCGAGAGCGGATTGTGGCCGAATGTAATTCGGTGAGACAAGCTCTGCAAGACCTCCTCACAGAGTACATGGGAAATGCCGGGCGTAAAGAAAGGAGTGATGCCCTCAATATCGCCATAGACCGGATGACCAAAAAGACCAGAGACTTGCGCAGGCAGCTACGTAAAGCAGTTATGGATCACGTTTCTGACTCCTTTCTTGAAACCAACGTGCCTCTTCTGGTCTTAATCGAGGCTGCCAAGAACGGGAATGAGAAAGAAGTCAAAGAGTacgcccaggtattccgtgaacaTGCAACCAAATTGATTGAAGTGGCCAACTTGGCTTGCTCCATATCCAACAATGAAGATGGGGTTAAAATTGTCCGAATGTCTGCCAACCAGCTTGAAGCACTCTGCCCTCAGGTTATCAATGCAGCCTTGGCGCTGGCAGCTAAACCTCATAGTAAAGTGGCCATGGACAATATGGACATCTTCAAGGAACAGTGGGAGAAGCAAGTGTGTATCCTGACCGATGCTGTTGATGACATCACTTCCATTGATGACTTCTTGGCAGTCTCCGAGAACCACATATTAGAAGATGTCAACAAGTGTGTCATTGCCCTCCAGGAAAGGGATGTTGATGGACTCGATCGTACAGCTGGTGCAATCCGTGGTCGTGCTGCAAGAGTCATCCATGTTGTCACTGCTGAAATGGAAAACTATGAGGCTGGCATCTACACTGAGAAGGTTGTTGAGGCCACCAAACTCTTGTCAGATGTTGTTATGCCACGTTTTGCAGAGCAAGTAGAAGCTGCAGCCAGTGCTCTTACTGGAGACTCCAACCTACCAGTAGATGAGAATGAATTCATTGATGCCTCCAGACTGGTGTATGATGGCATCCGTGACATCCGCAAAGCCGTGCTTATGATAAGAACACCCGAAGAACTGGATGATTCTGACTTTGAAACTGAGGACTTTGATGTAAGGAGTCGTACCAGTATCCAGACTGAAGATGATCAGCTCATTGCTGGGCAGAGTGCCAGAGCCATCATGGCCCAGCTTCCACAGGAGCAAAAAGCTAAAATTGCTGAGCAGGTGGCAAGTTTCCAGGAAGAAAAGAGCAAGTTGGATGCAGAGGTATCCAAATGGGATGACAATGGCAATGACATTATTGTCCTGGCCAAGCAGATGTGCATGATCATGATGGAGATGACTGACTTTACAAGGGGCAAAGGACCCCTCAAAAATGCTTCTGATGTCATTGGGGCAGCCAAGAAAATTGCAGAGGCTGGTTCACGGATGGATAAATTGGGCCGGACCATTGCTGACCACTGCCCTGACTCTGCCTGCAAACAGGACCTTCTGGCCTATCTCCAACGCATTGCCTTATACTGCCATCAGTTAAATATTTGCAGCAAGGTCAAAGCCGAAGTACAGAATCTTGGTGGCGAGTTGGTTGTCTCCGGAGCTGACAGCGCCATGTCCCTCATACAAGCTGCCAAGAATCTGATGAATGCTGTAGTGCAAACGGTGAAAGCATCTTACGTGGCCTCCACCAAATATCAGAAATCCCAAGGCATGGCTTCTCTTAACCTACCTGCAGTGTCTTGGAAAATGAAAGCCCCTGAGAAGAAGCCCCTTGTCAAGAGAGAGAAGCCTGATGAGACCCAAACTAAGATCAAGCGAGCATCCCAGAAGAAGCATGTCAACCCAGTGCAGGCTCTTAGTGAGTTTAAAGCCATGGAGAGCATCTAAACGGACCTCTATGGACACTTGCAGATTATTCCCACTGCCCATCATTCTCTATTGTCCCAATTTCAGCCCCGTCTCTTTCCAGATTATCAAAGTTTTCTAACGACTAATAGAAATATTTAAAGGGAGGGTCCATATAAAATACCCTATTGCCGCTTCTAACTTGAAAACCTATACAGATTCCTATGTCTTGATTGATTTAGGGGTTATTATGAGCACCCCTTCAAAACCGCCTGCAGCATAATAACCCCACCCCAAGTAAATGCAATTATTGGTAAGATTTTTGTTGGGTTAAGGctatcaaaggggttgtccgggttcagagcccggacatacccataatttcaccccggcagcccccctgacttgagcgtcggagcagtttatgctccgatgctcttttttgccctgcgctaaatagcgcagggcacgggctcttttgtttacaataacactgccgggcagaggattccgcccagcagtgtgttcggtgatgtcaccggctctgatgggcgtgctttagtgctgccctagctgttttactggctagggcagcgctaaagcccgcccatcagtgccggtgacatcaccaggcttcctggcagccccatggagagcccgggacgtcactggatctcccaacaaaaatgcctttgccctgcgcgatttagcgcagggtaaaggagagcatcggagcaataaACTATTCCGAGGCTGAAGTCGGGGGGGGCTGCCtgtgtgaaaatggaggtatgtctgggttcggctctgaacccggacaactcctttaatacttCCGTATGTCATTGATTATTAATCACTGTGAATGCGAATGTCTATGGCACAAAGTTTATATTTCCAGAATGAACGTATAGACCTTTACTGTTTGCTTATGACCATACCAGCGGCCATATTGTTCACTGGACCAGTATTCAGGCTGTCAATCCATCTGGCCGAATATAGGGTTCAGTACACTGGCTTCTGTATGGGGTGTGGGGGCCCTCTGAATGCTGTTACTGATATCTTTTGGGTATATGCTTTGCCTCTTATGTTGTAATATGGTGACCTTGTTTATCATTTTTTAGGCCCCCTATAGATGTTTAATTTATTAACCATATTTTACATTTGCTGTTTGGCAGCAGTCTGCATCCCTCTGGTTGTggtgtaactataacccccagcatgccttGCCCACTAGTGGTGGTCGGAACATGTTGGGTGTTGTAGTTCCACGGCAGCTGGAGGACGACAGTATTGTGTAGAAGATAGAGATGTCAGAATGCAGCTCATATGAGAAATTTCATTTTTTCCGGATTATCGGACTAGTATATAAGGGTTAGCAATAATTTAGTATGAGGGTATGTGTAGTTTGGAGGATACAGTTGGGGAGGGgaaattctgggacttgtagattTACAAAATAGTGGAGACGCCCCCTCCCTGCATCCCTCTACAAGGGTCTacacctgtgatggctaacctctggcactccagctgtggtaaaactacaactcccaagatgcccacgTGCTTGGTTGTTCTCAGAacgccacagaaatgaatggaaactacggctcccagcatgctccattaatttctgtggagttctgagaacaaccAAGCAcgtgggcatcttgggagttgtagttttaccacagctggagtgccggaggttaaagggaacctgttgactgtatgctgacctcactgaggacagaattaagtagtgacagaaatgctgatgtcagcggtgtgtcacttgtgagctaatagtaagtggttgctcagaaccagcatcataatccttgcagcccaggccttgaagagtcacatctacctgagaagagtcctggttatccataatctcctgctctcctcgcccatctgctgatgattggcagttctctcctagagagaaaggtagaagactgatggacatcagcaggtgggcgggagagcaggaattcatgaataaccaggactcttctcaggtgtccGGGACTCTTTTCCTGGCCCAGGAATGATTGTGATGtttgttctcagcaaccacttacttttaacttataaatgacagaccgctgaaatcatctcacctgtctctactttgttctgccgttagtatgggcagcataaagctgATGACTGGTTCCTTTTAACCATCACTGGTCTACACCAAATGACTGCAATAAGGGTTCACATAGTTTAGTAGTTTCATGGATTCCTCTAAAAATGTATATACTTTTTTGGTCTGGCCAGATTCTGTGGCATTTACTGCACAATTCTATCCATATAATCTATGCATTAATAACCTATATAAGACCCCCATACTGTGATGGCGACCATGTATATGCTCCTATATAAACATTAATCAGGTTAGCGGTACAGAGCGTCATGGCTTCCTTCTATAATCGCCTTATATTACAATTATATTCAGCGGGAAGCTCACAGTGCATGAGTGTTAGCAGTTGCTTACCTAGCTGTTACTAAGGGCTATTgcacaagaaaatacatttttttttatatttcttcacCAAAGGAGTTTTTTAAGCGATTTATCATTGAGTACTTCTCACCTCagaggcagccattttatgtgCACATGAGTGAATTGTTTATACATGTAAGGCTGTGGTCATTCCCGCCCCTGGAAGGAGACTCCAGCCTTGAACTTCCTTAGTTATATTAATTGCTCATGAGCATGGGTGACAAAATGGCTCCTCAATGCCTTTTTACTTTCCTTAGTCATCCCCATGACTATTCTGAGGAAAGTTACAGCAGGGGATGCTCTATGCTTTGCCTTCATGTTCATTGACTGTCTTTGTAGATGGCTACTGCCGTGTATCTTGTATCACTGAGTGAATTGGGGGTTTCACGTGTTACACATCTATCTGCATTAAAAGGGGTCCTGTACTTTTGTCTTTGCTGTTGCACCTGAAGTAAGCAGCCATGGCTGCCCTCAGCGGCGTCCTGCATTGGAAACACTACGTCATCAGTTCTGTGTTCCCTATGGAGGTTCCTTTTACATAACGCAGGACTGGTCCATCATGTACTGCCCCTTTTAATTTTTATGAAATGTGTCTCGCTAATGTTTTATCACTATGCAGAGTCACAAGAGGTGTCAGAATGTAATGGAAAATGGCGGACGACTGTTCTAGTAACTAAAGGAGGGAACTTATCATGAGAGGAATTTTTCCCCAGTCTGCCTTCCTGTCCTTTGTTCCAAaggacatttgataaatttggtgcatctttaaacaGTTTTGTCAAGATTTTACCCCATTTCTTTCCTTTTTATTCCACTGATTATAAATCTGGCGCACACCTAATtagcatagctaaccacaccccttTAGCACCCACTTTTCAAGAGTGGCGCAAAATCACAAACAGTTGTGCGCCAAAATcagattatatttatttttttttgtcactagaATTTCCCAAGGAAATGATTAAATTCCCTCCTCGAGGCAGAACATGAGGCCTCGTGTATAAAAACTAGGGCAGCGCAAATGTGGAGCGGTTGCCCAGAACAACCAATCAGAGAAGTGTTTATTGCTAGTTACAAAATAGAAGCAGtgttctgattggctgctgtggacaACCGCATTAGTTTATACGTACAAGGCACAGCTGGTGAAGTACGAAGAATATTGTGCAACTTCCCCGACATACACCTGTGGGGGGATTTGTACTGGACCTTTCAGCAGTTTAGCGCACGGTATTGGCAGTCCTGGTTCAGCTGCTTGAGATCCATTGGGTTAACCTCTTAAGGTAGGTCCACATCACagtttcattttctgttcttctgatcagaAAACAAACTGATCCTCTAATTtaagcatcagttatgcacattttgcgtccgttttagccatttccgtctgagatccgttattttagatgggggggggggggagagaaagtCCTCCACAAAGTACTTTCTTCCgtataaaataacagatctcatTCGTAAATGGCTGAAACGgatgcataactgagcataagggctcattcacacaaccatttTGCAGATATCTGTGTTTTCCCTATTtttctgaccgatcagaagaatGAAAAAGGAAACTGATGTGAACCTACTCTTACATGTCTATTTGTTTGTGTGCTCctcacatttcagcacatggagtgTTTTACATTGGGTTTGCGTTAATGAGGTTTTCTGGTAGAAAAACCATTCTATAGTGCTGACTCTGCAAAAATAAAAGCCGTACTCGCCTCATGGATCCCTTACCGCTCCTGTACTGATGCCGCTCTCTGCTTCCTGGTTCAGAGATGTTGTTCTGACACGGGTAGGTGACCGCTGCAGCAGTGTCATCGCATGCCCCATGTCAGAATGTCATTGCGGCGGGGTACCTG
This window of the Bufo bufo chromosome 6, aBufBuf1.1, whole genome shotgun sequence genome carries:
- the LOC121003097 gene encoding catenin alpha-1-like, with protein sequence MSVNTAEINFKWDPKSLEIRTLAVERLLEPLVTQVTTLVNTSNKGPSAKKKGRSKKAKVLAASVEQATQNFLQSGDKIARESQFLREELAAAVEDVRTQGEQMRSASGDFADDPCSSVKRGNVVRAARTLLSAVTRLLILADMADVYKLLVQLKVVEEGILKLRNAGTEQDLGIQYKALKAEVDKLQAMTAKRQQELKDSGHRDQMAAARGILQKNLPILYTATQACLQHPDVAAYRANRDLVYKQLQQAVTGISNAAQATTSEETTAQHGGELAVALNNFDKQIVMDPQGFSEERFRPTLEERLESIISGAALMADSACTRDDRRERIVAECNSVRQALQDLLTEYMGNAGRKERSDALNIAIDRMTKKTRDLRRQLRKAVMDHVSDSFLETNVPLLVLIEAAKNGNEKEVKEYAQVFREHATKLIEVANLACSISNNEDGVKIVRMSANQLEALCPQVINAALALAAKPHSKVAMDNMDIFKEQWEKQVCILTDAVDDITSIDDFLAVSENHILEDVNKCVIALQERDVDGLDRTAGAIRGRAARVIHVVTAEMENYEAGIYTEKVVEATKLLSDVVMPRFAEQVEAAASALTGDSNLPVDENEFIDASRLVYDGIRDIRKAVLMIRTPEELDDSDFETEDFDVRSRTSIQTEDDQLIAGQSARAIMAQLPQEQKAKIAEQVASFQEEKSKLDAEVSKWDDNGNDIIVLAKQMCMIMMEMTDFTRGKGPLKNASDVIGAAKKIAEAGSRMDKLGRTIADHCPDSACKQDLLAYLQRIALYCHQLNICSKVKAEVQNLGGELVVSGADSAMSLIQAAKNLMNAVVQTVKASYVASTKYQKSQGMASLNLPAVSWKMKAPEKKPLVKREKPDETQTKIKRASQKKHVNPVQALSEFKAMESI